CAACCTGGTCGAAAGGTTCGGACTGATTGCTTTCGAGGATCTGAGCATCACGAACATGCTTGAGAACCACTGCCTGGCTAAAAGCATATCAGACGCTGCCTGGAGGATGCTAGTAATAACCACATCGTACAAGGCTGAGAGCGCCGGTTCGATGGTGGTTCTAGTAGATCCTAGGAACACAAGTCAGCTATGTTCCAGGTGCGGTCTTAAAGTCAACAAGTCGCTATCGGATCGGGTCCATGAATGTCCTCAATGCGGGCTAGTCATGGACCGTGATGAGAATGCGGCGATAAACATTTTGAGACTGGGGCTACAGTCTCTGCCAAAAGCTAGAAGCTCCGCCCTTCAGGGCGGGGAGTAGTCACTCGTCGGGATGGCGTAGATGAGAGGGGATGTCAGAAGATCTGGTGGTATAGATATGGCCGATGAAAAAAAGACGATCGAAGGAGGAGATGCTGCGCCGGGGTTCTGCCTTCCGGACCAGGATGAGCAGGAGGTATGCCTGGCGGAGCTCTCGGGAAGATGGGTCGTCCTCTACTTCTATCCCAAGGACAACACCTCAGGATGCACCCGGGAGGCCCTCGACTTCACCGAGAGGCTGAAGGATTTTAGGGATCTGGGGGCGGAGGTCTTCGGGGTGAGCCCCGACTCGCCGAAGAGCCACAGGAGCTTCCGGGAGAAGCACCGGCTCGAGGTGACCCTCCTCAGCGACCCCGACCACGGGGTCCTGGAGGCGTACGGCGCCTGGGGGAAGAAGAAGATGTACGGGAAGGAGTACGATGGAGTCCTCCGGAGCACGGCGATCGTAGATCCTGATGGCAAGGTCGCCCGAATCTGGCGGAGGGTCCGGGTGAAGGGCCACGTCGAGGAGGTCCTGGAGGCCCAAAGATCCCTCTCCTCGGAGAGGTGAAGGAGCCGGGATGGGAGGGGGCTATCGAGGCGTCGGAGAAGGCGGGCTCTTTGGTCGGGGATAGAAGGGAGCTATCGGCCTGAGGCCCGGGGAAGCGGCAGAAAATAGAAGAAAATTTTGGGATGGGGGTCCTCGGACCCCCTCCCTTCAGGTCTCATCCTCCCGGACCCAGAACCGGACGGCATCGCTTTCAGAGCAGGCGGGGTCCTCGACGTCCGTTGCTGTGACGAAGAAGACGTATAGGCCGCTGTAGAAGGTCTCCAGCACCTTGAAGTCGCCGGAGAAGCCGTAGGAGTCCCCGGGGTATATCTCCGGGACGAAGGTCCCTATGACGTGGGTTTTGGGCGTCGGGTCGACGTAGCCGTAGGAGATGGCGATCCTCCTCTTCTCGTCCATATCGTTTCTCACCGAGACGTTGTAGAAGATGGAGTCGCCGTAGCTGTAGATCTCCTGGCTCAGGGACGAGGTGACGTTGAGGCAGGGCTTGGGGCACTGGTCCCCGCCGCAGGTCGCCTCGAAGATCTCGACGGCGCTCCAGCCGCAGACCCGGCCATATACCGTCACCTCGATCTCCCCACCATATCCGGAGCAGACGGGGTCGATGACGGCGTGGTAGGCGTCGAGGTCGGGGTCGTAGACCAGGTCGTACCTCTCGCTCAGCTCTTCAGAGCAGGTGACGTAGATCCAGGCGTCGGTGTAGCCGGGCCGGTAGGGTATCGTGGTGCCGTCTCTCCCCTTCAGCTCGACGGCGACCTCCAGGGCCCCTTCATCGCAGAGGACGATCCCATCGATGCCGAAGGTGCAGCTGATGA
The sequence above is drawn from the Methanothrix harundinacea 6Ac genome and encodes:
- the bcp gene encoding thioredoxin-dependent thiol peroxidase codes for the protein MADEKKTIEGGDAAPGFCLPDQDEQEVCLAELSGRWVVLYFYPKDNTSGCTREALDFTERLKDFRDLGAEVFGVSPDSPKSHRSFREKHRLEVTLLSDPDHGVLEAYGAWGKKKMYGKEYDGVLRSTAIVDPDGKVARIWRRVRVKGHVEEVLEAQRSLSSER